A single Calidifontibacter indicus DNA region contains:
- a CDS encoding acetyl/propionyl/methylcrotonyl-CoA carboxylase subunit alpha, protein MPELRKVLIANRGEIAVRIARACKDAGIASVAVYAEPDRDSLHVKVADEAYALGGSTPGESYLVQEKLLEVAAASGADSVHPGYGFLAENAEFAAKVIDAGLTWIGPGPEAIDSLGDKVKARHIALDAMAPLVPGTKNPVSGPDEVVAFAKEHGLPVAIKAAYGGGGRGLKVARTMEEIPDLYESAVREAVTAFGRGECFVERFLDRPRHVETQCLADQHGNVVVVSTRDCSLQRRNQKLVEEAPAPFLTDEQHAELLRASKEILRLAGYVGAGTCEFLVGPDGHISFLEVNTRLQVEHPVSEEVTGIDLVRQQLRIAAGEKIDFDDPEPHAHSIEFRVNGEDAGRNFFPAPGTITKMTVPSGPGVRWDAGIVEGDTVAGAFDSMIAKLIVTGRTRQEALERSRRALDELVIEGMPTVAPFHRKVVSDPAYAPADPNEKFTVHTRWIETEFDNDIAPFAGAAGEAEETAPRQSLVVEVGGKRIEVSLPGDLQLGGGGGAAAGRKKAPKRGRSSGGGAAASSDSVTAPMQGTIVKIAVEDGATVAGGDTIVVLEAMKMEQPITAHKDGVLTGLKATIGETVSAGAVLAEIKDVE, encoded by the coding sequence ATGCCCGAACTGCGCAAGGTCTTGATCGCCAACCGCGGCGAAATCGCCGTCCGAATCGCCCGCGCCTGCAAGGATGCCGGCATCGCTTCCGTCGCCGTCTACGCCGAGCCCGACCGCGACTCGCTGCACGTGAAGGTCGCCGACGAGGCCTACGCCCTCGGCGGTTCGACGCCCGGCGAGTCCTACCTGGTGCAGGAGAAGCTGCTCGAGGTCGCCGCCGCATCCGGTGCCGACTCCGTGCACCCGGGCTACGGCTTCCTCGCCGAGAACGCCGAGTTCGCGGCCAAGGTGATCGACGCCGGGCTCACCTGGATCGGCCCCGGCCCGGAGGCGATCGACAGCCTGGGCGACAAGGTCAAGGCCCGCCACATCGCGCTCGACGCGATGGCGCCGCTGGTGCCCGGCACAAAGAACCCCGTTTCGGGCCCCGACGAGGTCGTCGCATTCGCGAAGGAGCACGGCCTGCCGGTCGCGATCAAGGCGGCGTACGGCGGTGGCGGGCGCGGGCTGAAGGTGGCCCGCACGATGGAAGAGATCCCCGACCTCTACGAGAGCGCGGTGCGCGAAGCGGTCACCGCCTTCGGCCGCGGCGAGTGCTTCGTCGAGCGGTTCCTCGACCGCCCGCGGCACGTCGAGACCCAGTGCCTGGCCGACCAGCACGGCAATGTCGTCGTGGTCTCCACCCGCGACTGCTCGCTGCAGCGACGCAACCAGAAGCTGGTCGAGGAGGCGCCCGCGCCGTTCCTCACCGACGAGCAGCACGCCGAGCTGCTGCGGGCCAGCAAGGAGATCCTGCGCCTGGCCGGTTACGTCGGCGCCGGCACCTGCGAGTTCCTCGTCGGCCCCGACGGCCACATCTCCTTCCTCGAGGTCAACACCCGCCTCCAGGTCGAGCACCCCGTTTCCGAGGAGGTCACCGGCATCGACCTCGTCCGCCAGCAGTTGCGCATCGCGGCCGGCGAGAAGATCGACTTCGACGACCCGGAGCCGCACGCCCACTCGATCGAGTTCCGCGTCAACGGTGAGGACGCCGGCCGCAACTTCTTCCCGGCCCCCGGCACCATCACCAAGATGACCGTGCCGAGCGGCCCCGGCGTGCGCTGGGACGCCGGCATCGTCGAAGGCGACACCGTCGCCGGCGCGTTCGACTCGATGATCGCCAAGTTGATCGTCACCGGCCGCACCCGCCAGGAGGCGCTCGAGCGCTCCCGGCGTGCGCTCGACGAACTCGTCATCGAGGGCATGCCGACCGTCGCACCGTTCCACCGCAAGGTGGTGTCCGACCCGGCGTACGCCCCGGCCGACCCGAACGAGAAGTTCACCGTCCACACCCGCTGGATCGAGACCGAGTTCGACAACGACATCGCGCCGTTCGCCGGCGCCGCCGGTGAGGCCGAAGAGACCGCCCCGCGCCAGTCGCTGGTCGTCGAGGTCGGCGGCAAGCGCATCGAAGTGTCGCTGCCCGGTGACCTGCAGCTCGGCGGTGGCGGTGGTGCCGCGGCGGGCCGCAAGAAGGCCCCCAAGCGCGGTCGCAGCTCCGGTGGCGGCGCCGCCGCCAGCAGCGACTCGGTCACCGCACCGATGCAGGGCACGATCGTCAAGATCGCGGTCGAGGACGGCGCCACGGTCGCCGGCGGCGACACCATCGTGGTGCTCGAGGCGATGAAGATGGAGCAGCCGATCACCGCACACAAGGACGGTGTGCTGACCGGGCTGAAGGCGACGATCGGCGAGACTGTCAGCGCCGGCGCGGTGCTCGCCGAGATCAAGGACGTCGAGTAG
- a CDS encoding NAD(P)H-quinone dehydrogenase, producing MSGRQKSVVVIGGGPGGYESALVAAQLGAAVTIVEKDGLGGAAVLTDCVPSKTLIATSDFMSRFKAAGRLGVHFEGHDEDQHAQAHISEVNSRVLRLAQAQSYDIRAQVESVGCRVVNGTGYVVDNSTVRVTSADGSTEDVRADIILLAVGTTPRVMDSAMPDGERILTWQQIYDIDELPEHIIVVGSGVTGAELAHAYLGLGSKVTLVSSRDRVLPGEDADAATVIENVFRRRGMQVLNRSRAMAAERHGDTVTVTLEDGRTVEGSHALLAVGSIPQTRGMGLEEVGVEMAESGHIQVDRVSRTSVPGIYAAGDCTGVLPLASVAAMQGRIAMAHSLGDAVAPLNLRGVCANIFTDPEIATVGYSQADVDEGRIQARVVTLPLSTNPRAKMRNIKDGFVKLIVRPGSDTIVGGVVVAPQASELIYPIGLAVQNRLTVDAMAQTFSVYPSMTGSIAEAARRLHQSEI from the coding sequence GTGAGTGGTCGACAGAAGTCAGTTGTGGTCATCGGTGGTGGCCCGGGTGGTTACGAGTCCGCACTGGTGGCCGCCCAACTCGGTGCCGCCGTGACGATCGTGGAGAAGGACGGCCTCGGTGGCGCCGCGGTGCTCACCGACTGTGTGCCGAGCAAGACGCTGATCGCGACGTCCGATTTCATGTCGCGGTTCAAGGCAGCCGGACGTCTCGGCGTGCACTTCGAGGGGCACGACGAGGACCAACATGCGCAGGCGCACATCAGTGAGGTCAACTCGCGCGTGTTGCGGCTCGCCCAGGCGCAGAGCTACGACATCCGGGCTCAGGTGGAGAGCGTCGGCTGCCGGGTCGTGAACGGCACCGGTTATGTCGTCGACAACAGCACGGTGCGAGTGACCTCCGCCGACGGCAGCACCGAGGACGTGCGCGCCGACATCATCCTGCTGGCGGTCGGCACGACCCCGCGGGTGATGGACAGTGCGATGCCCGACGGTGAGCGCATCCTCACCTGGCAGCAGATCTACGACATCGACGAACTGCCCGAGCACATCATCGTGGTGGGTTCGGGTGTCACCGGTGCCGAACTCGCCCACGCCTACCTCGGCCTCGGCTCGAAGGTCACGCTCGTGTCGTCCCGCGACCGGGTGCTGCCCGGGGAGGACGCCGACGCCGCCACCGTCATCGAGAATGTCTTCCGTCGCCGCGGCATGCAGGTGCTCAACCGCTCACGTGCGATGGCTGCCGAGCGGCACGGCGACACCGTCACGGTGACGCTCGAGGACGGCCGTACGGTCGAGGGTTCGCACGCGCTGCTCGCGGTCGGTTCGATCCCGCAGACCCGCGGGATGGGCCTCGAAGAGGTCGGCGTCGAGATGGCCGAGTCGGGTCACATCCAGGTCGACCGTGTCTCGCGCACCTCGGTGCCGGGCATCTACGCCGCCGGTGACTGCACCGGTGTGCTGCCGCTGGCGTCGGTCGCCGCGATGCAGGGTCGAATCGCGATGGCGCACTCCCTCGGCGACGCGGTCGCGCCGCTGAACCTGCGCGGCGTCTGCGCCAACATCTTCACCGACCCCGAGATCGCGACCGTCGGCTACTCGCAGGCCGACGTCGACGAGGGCCGCATCCAGGCACGGGTCGTCACGCTGCCGCTGTCGACGAACCCGCGCGCCAAGATGCGCAACATCAAGGACGGCTTCGTGAAGCTGATCGTGCGCCCCGGCTCAGACACGATCGTCGGGGGAGTCGTCGTGGCGCCGCAGGCCTCCGAACTCATCTACCCGATCGGGCTCGCCGTGCAGAACCGGCTGACGGTCGACGCGATGGCACAGACCTTCTCGGTCTACCCGTCGATGACCGGTTCGATTGCCGAGGCGGCGCGCCGACTGCACCAGTCGGAAATCTGA
- a CDS encoding serine/threonine-protein kinase, protein MGEVIAGRYELIDMIGEGGMGGVWRAYDLRDGSIIAAKVLRQSDAGSLLRFMREQGMRIHHPNVVTPMSWAGVDDRVLIAMPLVEGGSVSGLASRYGKLPAPYAAELLRQLLDALAAVHEQGVVHRDIKPANMLLSATGTDRPHLWLTDFGVAVSVDAPRLTSHSIVMGTPGYLAPEQLRGHDPDPRSDLYAVGMMGIQLLTGHKPRAHVRTDALDLPPRPDDVPDSLWHTVVRLADPDIDRRPASAREALAALEQPAWQPQDRIEVRSDLPPVGQMSGDFRPTGASTTALDGATTPAQAGRATTALPVGQPGGAAAGAVDRAAARAARARRVQRLGAIVGAPLVALAALGAIWLPGDDGPKETPGLARMGAECSWSDVGTTENDQRGVPRVCTYADGKYTWAAAE, encoded by the coding sequence GTGGGGGAAGTCATCGCGGGACGCTACGAGCTGATCGACATGATCGGCGAGGGCGGCATGGGCGGCGTCTGGCGCGCATACGACCTGCGTGACGGGTCGATCATCGCCGCGAAGGTGCTACGGCAGTCCGACGCCGGCTCTTTGTTGCGGTTCATGCGCGAGCAGGGCATGCGCATCCACCACCCCAACGTGGTCACCCCGATGTCCTGGGCCGGTGTCGACGACCGCGTGCTGATCGCGATGCCGCTGGTGGAGGGCGGCTCGGTCTCGGGGTTGGCGTCGCGCTACGGCAAGTTGCCGGCGCCGTACGCGGCGGAACTGCTGCGCCAACTGCTCGACGCGCTGGCTGCGGTGCACGAGCAGGGCGTGGTGCACCGCGACATCAAGCCAGCCAATATGTTGCTGTCGGCCACCGGCACCGACCGTCCGCACCTGTGGCTCACCGACTTCGGTGTGGCCGTTTCGGTCGACGCGCCGCGCCTGACCAGCCACAGCATCGTGATGGGCACGCCCGGCTACCTGGCCCCCGAGCAGTTGCGGGGTCACGACCCCGATCCCCGGTCCGACCTCTACGCGGTCGGGATGATGGGCATCCAACTGCTCACCGGCCACAAGCCGCGCGCGCACGTTCGCACCGACGCCCTCGACCTCCCGCCGCGTCCCGACGATGTGCCGGATTCGCTGTGGCACACCGTTGTTCGGCTCGCCGATCCCGATATCGACCGACGTCCGGCGAGTGCGCGGGAGGCGCTCGCGGCGCTCGAACAGCCGGCCTGGCAGCCGCAGGACCGCATCGAGGTGCGGTCGGACCTGCCGCCGGTGGGGCAGATGTCGGGCGACTTCCGTCCCACCGGTGCGAGCACGACTGCGTTGGACGGTGCCACCACCCCGGCTCAGGCCGGGCGCGCCACCACGGCTCTGCCTGTGGGGCAGCCCGGTGGTGCGGCTGCGGGGGCGGTCGACCGCGCTGCCGCCAGGGCCGCACGCGCCCGACGGGTGCAGCGGCTCGGTGCGATCGTCGGCGCCCCGCTGGTGGCTCTGGCCGCGCTGGGAGCGATCTGGTTGCCCGGTGACGACGGGCCGAAGGAAACTCCGGGTCTGGCCCGGATGGGCGCCGAGTGCAGTTGGTCCGACGTCGGCACCACCGAGAACGACCAGCGCGGGGTGCCGCGTGTCTGCACCTATGCAGACGGCAAGTACACCTGGGCCGCGGCGGAGTGA
- a CDS encoding VWA domain-containing protein, whose product MSTLDRLVGLAEAMRTHGLEVGSTETTTAAQAIEVLGLDDRRTLREALAATMVRSSDGRATFDQLFDLWFPAAPGARTGDLRGADLDQLRAELTRALAEGDEQRMDEIAAATLELLGQVSPGDETRGWSSVQAVDALAPQRLIADAQAMGRGEGDGDGEGKGSGSGSGGFTERIDRDEIRARVAQFRRQVESEARRRNTAVRPRERIARYGVTGPSDQRDFLALSTKDLDQLKRQLDPLTRKLAAKLSRRRRAHRGGIDVRRTLRTAMATGGVPLDPVYAHRKRHRPDVLLIADMSGSVGGFSGFTMLLMQALHGQFRHVRTLGFVSSTADITDVVKNAPPGVSLTSWALSQAALTTRGRSSSYGSAFDDVLADFGDVIGHRTTVLILGDGRTNYADPGLDALREIARSSRSTVWLNPERASSWATGDSAADEYSRVVTMHECRNVAQLRLFVERHLG is encoded by the coding sequence GTGAGCACGCTCGACCGACTCGTCGGCCTCGCGGAGGCGATGCGCACGCACGGCCTCGAGGTGGGATCGACCGAGACCACGACCGCCGCGCAGGCGATCGAGGTTCTCGGCCTCGACGATCGGCGCACCCTACGGGAGGCGCTCGCGGCCACGATGGTGCGCTCGAGCGACGGCCGCGCGACCTTCGATCAACTCTTCGACCTGTGGTTTCCGGCGGCACCCGGTGCCCGCACCGGCGACCTGCGCGGCGCCGACCTCGACCAGTTGCGCGCCGAGCTCACCCGAGCCCTCGCCGAGGGCGACGAGCAGCGCATGGACGAGATCGCCGCAGCCACCCTCGAACTGCTCGGCCAGGTGTCCCCCGGCGACGAGACCCGCGGCTGGTCGTCGGTGCAGGCGGTCGACGCGCTCGCCCCGCAACGCCTCATCGCCGACGCCCAGGCGATGGGGCGCGGCGAGGGCGACGGCGACGGTGAGGGCAAGGGATCGGGCAGCGGCTCAGGCGGATTCACCGAACGGATCGACCGCGACGAGATCCGCGCCCGGGTCGCACAGTTCCGCCGCCAGGTGGAATCGGAAGCCCGCCGGCGCAACACCGCTGTCCGCCCTCGAGAGCGCATCGCCCGGTACGGCGTCACCGGACCGTCCGATCAGCGCGACTTCCTCGCGTTGTCGACCAAGGACCTCGACCAGCTCAAACGCCAACTCGACCCGCTGACCCGCAAGCTGGCCGCCAAGCTCAGCCGCCGGCGCCGCGCGCATCGCGGCGGCATCGACGTTCGGCGCACGCTGCGGACGGCGATGGCCACCGGCGGTGTGCCGCTCGACCCGGTCTACGCGCACCGTAAGCGGCACCGTCCCGATGTGTTGCTCATCGCCGACATGTCGGGGTCGGTCGGTGGTTTCAGCGGGTTCACGATGCTGCTGATGCAGGCGCTGCACGGGCAGTTCCGGCATGTGCGCACGCTCGGCTTCGTCTCCAGCACGGCCGACATCACCGACGTGGTCAAGAACGCCCCGCCCGGCGTCTCGCTCACCTCGTGGGCGTTGTCGCAGGCCGCCCTCACCACCCGCGGTCGTAGCAGCAGCTACGGCAGCGCTTTCGACGATGTGCTCGCCGACTTCGGCGACGTGATCGGGCACCGCACCACGGTGCTGATCCTCGGCGACGGCCGCACCAACTACGCCGACCCCGGGCTCGACGCGCTGCGCGAGATCGCCCGGAGCTCGCGCAGCACGGTCTGGCTCAACCCCGAACGCGCGTCGTCGTGGGCCACCGGCGACTCCGCGGCCGACGAGTACTCCCGCGTCGTCACCATGCACGAGTGCCGCAACGTCGCCCAACTGCGACTGTTCGTCGAACGGCACCTGGGCTGA
- a CDS encoding purine-nucleoside phosphorylase: protein MTNAASNQASNEASRPVDFDAVDPFDLADRAAERIRELSGVDKHDVVLVLGSGWGDTADRLGETVATIDNEQVPGFAKAAVTGHKGTMRSIRIEGTDKHALVYGTRTHYYEGRGVRAVVHGVRTARAAGCDTVVLTNGCGGLNVDWAPGTPVLISDHLNLTANSPLEGATFVDLTDLYSPRLRDLAREVDPALAEGVYAQFRGPHYETPAEVQMAKVLGADLVGMSTALEAIAARHVGLEVLGISLVTNPAAGISPTPLSHQEVIEAGQAAATRCADLLSQIVRKL, encoded by the coding sequence GTGACCAATGCAGCGAGCAACCAAGCGAGCAATGAAGCCAGCCGGCCCGTCGACTTCGACGCCGTCGACCCGTTCGATCTGGCTGATCGCGCGGCGGAACGGATCCGCGAACTCTCCGGCGTCGACAAGCACGACGTCGTGCTCGTGCTCGGCTCGGGATGGGGCGACACCGCCGACCGACTCGGCGAGACCGTCGCGACCATCGACAACGAGCAGGTGCCCGGCTTCGCCAAGGCGGCCGTAACCGGCCACAAGGGCACGATGCGCTCGATCCGCATCGAGGGCACCGACAAGCACGCGCTGGTCTACGGCACCCGCACCCACTACTACGAGGGACGCGGCGTGCGCGCCGTCGTCCACGGCGTCCGCACCGCTCGCGCGGCCGGCTGCGACACCGTGGTGCTCACCAACGGGTGCGGCGGCCTCAACGTCGACTGGGCGCCGGGCACCCCGGTGCTGATCAGCGACCACCTCAACCTGACCGCCAACTCCCCGCTCGAAGGCGCCACCTTCGTCGACCTCACCGACCTCTACTCCCCTCGCTTGCGTGACCTCGCCCGCGAGGTCGACCCGGCACTCGCCGAGGGTGTCTACGCGCAGTTCCGCGGCCCGCACTACGAGACCCCCGCCGAGGTGCAGATGGCGAAGGTGCTCGGCGCCGACCTGGTCGGTATGTCGACCGCACTGGAAGCGATCGCGGCCCGACACGTCGGCCTGGAGGTGCTGGGCATCAGCCTGGTCACCAACCCGGCCGCCGGCATCAGCCCCACCCCGCTGTCGCACCAGGAAGTCATCGAGGCCGGCCAGGCTGCGGCCACCCGCTGCGCCGACCTGCTGTCGCAGATCGTCCGCAAGCTCTGA
- a CDS encoding phospho-sugar mutase, which yields MSEQKTASGLHDEVRAWIADDPDEQTRAELTDLLQRADGGDESASAELADAFSGLLEFGTAGLRGKLGGGPNRMNRVVVIRASAGLTTYLQESLGRRDVTVVIGFDARHNSDVFARDTAAVVTAAGGRALVLSHPLPTPLLAFSIRHLGADAGVMVTASHNPPQDNGYKVYLGDGSQIVPPSDAHIAAAIDRYPRAAAVSLADDGWETIDDAIVDDYLRSVVAVVAEGGARDLRIVHTALHGVGSSTMTDALRLAGFTDVHSVAEQAEPDPEFPTVSFPNPEEPGAIDLALATARDAGADIVIANDPDADRCAVAVEDGGTWRMLRGDEVGALLGHHLVQRGVPADAVFANSIVSSRLLGAIARAAGLAHEETLTGFKWISRVDGLRYGYEEALGYCVDPGQVRDKDGISAGLLVAELAAGLKSQGRTVVDVLDELAATHGAHRTDSFSVRVDDLSIIGTIMQRLRDDAPKTVAGQQVSKAEDLAQGAGGLPPTEGLRYYLADDTRIIVRPSGTEPKLKIYLEAIGPDKAETADRLASVRAEMERLTAP from the coding sequence GTGTCCGAACAGAAGACCGCAAGCGGCCTGCACGACGAGGTGCGCGCCTGGATCGCCGACGACCCCGACGAGCAGACCCGCGCCGAGCTCACCGATCTGCTGCAGCGTGCGGACGGCGGTGACGAGTCCGCGTCGGCGGAACTCGCCGACGCCTTCAGCGGCCTGCTGGAGTTCGGCACGGCCGGCCTGCGCGGCAAGCTCGGTGGCGGCCCGAACCGGATGAACCGGGTGGTGGTGATCCGCGCCTCGGCAGGTCTGACGACCTACCTGCAGGAGTCGCTCGGACGCCGCGACGTCACCGTCGTCATCGGGTTCGACGCCCGGCACAACTCCGATGTCTTCGCCCGTGACACCGCGGCCGTGGTGACGGCGGCGGGCGGTCGCGCACTGGTGTTGAGCCACCCGCTGCCGACTCCCCTGTTGGCGTTCTCGATCCGCCACCTCGGTGCCGATGCCGGCGTGATGGTCACGGCGAGCCACAACCCGCCGCAGGACAACGGTTACAAGGTCTACCTGGGAGACGGCAGCCAGATCGTGCCGCCGTCCGACGCGCACATCGCGGCCGCGATCGACCGCTACCCGCGGGCCGCCGCGGTGTCGCTGGCCGACGACGGCTGGGAGACGATCGACGACGCGATCGTCGACGACTACCTGCGTTCGGTGGTCGCCGTGGTCGCCGAGGGCGGCGCGCGCGACCTGCGGATCGTGCACACCGCGCTGCACGGTGTCGGCTCGTCGACGATGACCGATGCGCTGCGCCTGGCGGGTTTCACCGACGTGCACAGTGTCGCCGAGCAGGCCGAACCCGACCCCGAGTTCCCGACCGTCAGCTTCCCCAACCCCGAGGAGCCAGGCGCGATCGACCTCGCGCTCGCGACCGCCCGCGATGCGGGTGCCGACATCGTGATCGCCAACGACCCCGACGCCGACCGCTGTGCGGTGGCCGTCGAGGACGGCGGCACGTGGCGCATGCTGCGCGGCGACGAGGTGGGTGCGCTCCTCGGCCACCACCTGGTGCAGCGGGGCGTTCCCGCGGACGCGGTCTTCGCCAACTCCATCGTCAGCTCCCGCCTGCTGGGCGCGATCGCCCGCGCCGCCGGTCTGGCCCACGAGGAGACCCTCACCGGGTTCAAGTGGATCAGCAGGGTCGACGGGCTGCGCTACGGCTACGAGGAGGCGCTCGGCTATTGCGTCGATCCGGGTCAGGTGCGCGACAAGGACGGCATCAGCGCGGGTCTGCTGGTGGCCGAACTGGCCGCCGGGCTCAAGTCGCAGGGCCGCACCGTCGTCGACGTGCTCGACGAACTCGCCGCCACGCACGGCGCCCACCGCACCGACAGCTTCTCGGTGCGGGTCGACGACCTGTCGATCATCGGCACGATCATGCAGCGCCTACGCGACGACGCCCCGAAAACGGTCGCCGGACAACAGGTTTCGAAGGCCGAAGACCTCGCGCAGGGAGCCGGTGGACTGCCGCCGACCGAGGGTCTGCGCTACTACCTGGCCGACGACACCCGCATCATCGTGCGGCCGTCGGGCACCGAACCGAAGCTGAAGATCTACCTCGAGGCGATCGGCCCCGACAAGGCGGAGACGGCCGACCGGCTGGCGTCGGTGCGAGCCGAGATGGAGCGCCTCACCGCACCCTGA
- a CDS encoding aldo/keto reductase, which yields MTEPTQTTEQTVQTTAVPTVALRAVAEGHAIEMPQLGFGVWQVDDAAAEDAVAEALRVGYRSVDTARIYGNEEGVGRALAAAGTDDDVFLTTKVWNDDHGFESTLAAFDASQQRLGRAIDLYLIHWPAPGTGDFVGTYRALQQLRAEGKVRAVGVCNFDIDHLEQLHAAVGEYPAINQVELHPNFQQKQLRAFHEEHGIVTEAWSPLGQGGDILSDATITDIASQYGVTAAQVVLRWHLQQGRVVIPKSVTPSRIAENFDVFGFELSQRAMDAIALLDNGTRLGPDPATFGG from the coding sequence ATGACCGAACCGACACAAACGACCGAACAGACCGTTCAGACCACCGCCGTTCCGACCGTCGCACTGCGCGCCGTTGCCGAGGGCCACGCGATCGAGATGCCGCAGCTCGGGTTCGGCGTCTGGCAGGTCGACGACGCGGCCGCGGAGGATGCCGTCGCCGAGGCTCTGCGCGTCGGGTACCGCAGCGTCGACACCGCCCGCATCTACGGCAACGAGGAAGGCGTCGGCCGGGCGCTGGCCGCCGCCGGAACCGACGACGACGTCTTCCTCACCACCAAGGTGTGGAACGACGACCACGGCTTCGAGTCGACCCTCGCCGCGTTCGATGCCTCGCAGCAGCGGCTCGGCCGGGCGATCGACCTCTACCTGATCCACTGGCCCGCGCCCGGCACCGGCGACTTCGTCGGCACCTACCGCGCGCTGCAGCAGCTGCGCGCCGAGGGCAAGGTGCGCGCCGTCGGCGTCTGCAACTTCGACATCGACCACCTCGAGCAGTTGCACGCCGCCGTGGGGGAGTACCCCGCGATCAACCAGGTCGAGCTGCACCCGAACTTCCAGCAGAAGCAGCTGCGCGCCTTCCACGAGGAGCACGGCATCGTCACCGAGGCGTGGAGCCCGCTCGGCCAGGGTGGCGACATCCTGTCCGACGCCACGATCACCGACATCGCCTCGCAGTACGGCGTCACCGCGGCCCAGGTGGTGTTGCGCTGGCACCTGCAGCAGGGCCGCGTCGTGATCCCCAAGTCGGTCACGCCGTCGCGCATCGCCGAGAACTTCGACGTCTTCGGTTTTGAGCTTTCCCAGCGCGCGATGGATGCAATTGCGCTGCTGGACAACGGGACCCGCCTGGGACCCGACCCGGCGACCTTCGGGGGCTGA
- a CDS encoding AAA family ATPase has translation MTRDFSTVDQTREALAETGYLASDAIATTVFLAAALGRPILVEGPAGVGKTALAKAMAAATERALIRLQCYEGVDEARALYEWNHAKQLLRITAERDADWEHVRTDVFGEDFLLERPLLKAVRSTDPVVLLVDELDKADEEMEGLLLELLSDFQVTIPELGTIEARHRPLVVVTSNATRELSEALRRRCLFLHIDYPSADLEQQIVQLHAPGLGDATRDALVRVVRALREGNLRKPPSVSETVDWARTLLSLGADELEPAFVEATLGVLLKHQEDIESARTALKL, from the coding sequence ATGACCCGCGATTTCAGCACCGTCGACCAGACCCGCGAGGCACTCGCCGAAACCGGCTACCTCGCCTCCGACGCGATCGCGACCACTGTCTTCCTGGCGGCCGCGCTCGGCCGCCCGATCCTGGTTGAGGGCCCGGCCGGGGTCGGCAAGACCGCGCTCGCCAAGGCGATGGCGGCGGCCACCGAGCGCGCCCTGATCCGGTTGCAGTGCTACGAGGGCGTCGACGAGGCCCGCGCGCTGTACGAGTGGAACCACGCCAAGCAGTTGCTGCGCATCACCGCCGAGCGGGACGCCGACTGGGAGCACGTGCGCACCGACGTGTTCGGTGAGGACTTCCTGCTCGAACGCCCGTTGCTGAAGGCCGTGCGCAGCACCGACCCGGTCGTGCTTCTCGTCGACGAACTCGACAAGGCCGACGAGGAGATGGAGGGCCTCCTGCTGGAACTGCTGTCCGACTTCCAGGTGACGATCCCCGAGCTCGGCACGATCGAGGCCCGGCACCGTCCGCTGGTCGTGGTGACCAGCAACGCCACCCGCGAACTGTCGGAAGCGTTGCGCCGCCGCTGCCTGTTCCTGCACATCGACTACCCGAGCGCCGACCTCGAGCAGCAGATCGTGCAGTTGCACGCGCCCGGGCTCGGCGACGCCACCCGCGACGCGCTGGTGCGGGTGGTTCGGGCGCTGCGCGAAGGCAACCTGCGCAAGCCGCCGTCGGTGTCGGAGACCGTCGACTGGGCCCGCACGCTGCTGTCCCTCGGCGCCGACGAACTCGAACCGGCCTTCGTCGAGGCGACCCTCGGGGTGCTGCTGAAGCACCAGGAAGACATCGAATCCGCCCGCACCGCACTGAAATTGTGA
- a CDS encoding TetR/AcrR family transcriptional regulator: protein MNTARPEGTVARQAHLLDCAIAVVGESGLRGLTHRAVDRAAGLPEGSCSVYYRTRLALLTALTDHVAEKLLGDVRMLTAGLPTDTADPSAAVAGTTGLLVGLARDPALLLTLSELSLEAVRTPSLQEPMRVWRRALVDVVRTLVEAHHKGDSLRRARTMVAALEGVAIASLNVAEPEREAFLADTIGMLLQAMTDLETA from the coding sequence GTGAACACTGCACGACCCGAGGGCACCGTCGCCCGGCAAGCCCATCTGCTCGACTGTGCCATCGCCGTGGTGGGCGAGTCGGGGCTGCGTGGACTGACCCATCGGGCGGTCGATCGAGCCGCCGGATTGCCGGAGGGGAGCTGCTCGGTCTACTACCGCACCCGGTTGGCATTGCTCACCGCCCTCACCGATCACGTGGCCGAGAAGCTGCTCGGCGACGTCCGGATGCTCACGGCCGGGTTGCCGACCGACACCGCCGACCCCTCCGCGGCGGTTGCCGGCACCACCGGGCTGCTCGTCGGTCTCGCCCGCGATCCTGCCCTGCTGCTCACCCTCAGTGAGCTGAGCCTGGAGGCGGTGCGCACGCCGAGCCTGCAGGAGCCGATGCGGGTCTGGCGGCGGGCGCTGGTCGACGTCGTCCGCACGCTGGTCGAGGCGCACCACAAGGGCGATTCGCTGCGCCGCGCCCGCACCATGGTGGCCGCGCTCGAAGGCGTCGCGATCGCGTCGTTGAACGTCGCAGAACCGGAGCGAGAGGCATTCCTGGCCGACACCATCGGGATGCTGCTGCAGGCCATGACGGACCTCGAGACCGCCTGA